The following coding sequences are from one Arthrobacter crystallopoietes window:
- a CDS encoding GNAT family N-acetyltransferase: MEVRSEHISDRPAILELTGRAFATEEGPNPPVEVALLAELFECDGYLPGLSIVAVDAGMVIGHTITTRGFIGDQPALGLGPISVLPEHQRQGIGAALLEETRIRAAGLGESVIVLLGHTSYYPRFGYRPASELGIEAPDPQWGDYFMALPLGVSEVPAGTFRYAEPFTRL, encoded by the coding sequence ATGGAAGTGCGCAGCGAACATATCAGCGACAGGCCGGCGATACTGGAATTGACCGGCCGTGCTTTCGCCACCGAGGAAGGGCCCAACCCGCCGGTCGAGGTTGCACTGCTGGCCGAGTTGTTCGAATGCGACGGCTACCTGCCCGGGCTCTCGATTGTTGCTGTCGATGCTGGCATGGTTATTGGGCATACGATCACCACCCGTGGTTTCATCGGCGATCAGCCGGCGCTCGGACTGGGCCCGATTTCCGTCCTGCCCGAACATCAGCGGCAGGGGATAGGGGCAGCGCTGCTGGAGGAAACCAGAATCCGTGCCGCGGGGTTGGGGGAGTCGGTGATCGTGCTTCTCGGCCACACATCCTACTACCCAAGATTCGGCTACCGGCCGGCCTCCGAGCTCGGCATCGAAGCGCCGGATCCGCAATGGGGCGACTATTTCATGGCGCTGCCGCTTGGTGTCAGCGAGGTGCCTGCCGGAACGTTCCGCTACGCGGAGCCCTTCACCCGGTTGTAG
- a CDS encoding NAD(P)/FAD-dependent oxidoreductase has product MAYTPALSDRPRVLVVGGGYVGLYVALKLQKKVKAHGGIVTLVDPLPYMTYQPFLPEVAAGSIESRHAVVSHRMHLKQTEVITGRVASIDHANKTAVVESEDGEVSFEVPYRDVVIAAGAVTRTFPIPGLAEEGIGLKTIEEALELRNTVLERIEAGSIMPDGPEKKRALTFVCVGGGFAGIEAMTEIEDMARHAAEHNPRLKRSDLRFVLVEAMGRIMPEVTEHQAEWVVEHMRSRGIEVLLNTSLASAVDGKLDLINMPDKTPAQSFETDTLLWTAGVQANPVVRNFGFELDERGRVKANAELRIIDADGKPVEGAWTAGDVAAVPDLTGGGVGGFCVPNAQHAVRQAKHLAKNIYAERWGVGEVTEYKHKNLGAVAGFGINKGVAKVMGIKLKGPLAWLAHRGYHGFAMPTVERKIRVIADWLLNAVLGRDTTEISDLETPYRAFRTAATPAPKPKPAEKKAEDKADEQAPADSR; this is encoded by the coding sequence ATGGCATACACTCCTGCTCTCTCAGACCGTCCTCGCGTCCTCGTAGTCGGCGGTGGCTACGTCGGACTTTATGTGGCCCTTAAGCTCCAAAAGAAGGTTAAGGCCCATGGCGGCATCGTGACCCTGGTGGATCCGCTGCCCTACATGACTTACCAGCCGTTCCTGCCGGAGGTGGCTGCCGGCTCCATCGAATCCCGCCATGCCGTGGTTTCCCACCGCATGCACCTGAAGCAGACCGAAGTCATCACTGGCCGAGTGGCCTCGATCGACCACGCCAACAAGACCGCCGTGGTTGAATCCGAAGACGGCGAAGTCAGCTTCGAGGTTCCGTACCGCGACGTGGTGATTGCCGCCGGCGCGGTGACCCGCACCTTCCCCATCCCGGGCCTCGCCGAAGAGGGCATCGGGCTGAAGACCATTGAAGAAGCGCTGGAACTGCGCAACACCGTGCTGGAACGGATCGAAGCCGGCTCCATCATGCCGGACGGCCCGGAGAAGAAGCGCGCCCTGACCTTCGTCTGCGTTGGCGGCGGATTCGCTGGCATCGAAGCCATGACCGAGATCGAGGACATGGCGCGCCACGCTGCAGAGCACAACCCGCGCCTGAAGCGCTCCGACCTGCGCTTCGTGCTGGTAGAGGCCATGGGCCGAATCATGCCCGAGGTCACCGAGCACCAGGCCGAGTGGGTCGTCGAGCACATGCGCTCCCGCGGCATCGAGGTCCTGCTCAACACGTCCCTGGCCTCCGCCGTGGACGGCAAGCTGGATCTCATCAACATGCCGGACAAGACCCCGGCGCAGTCTTTCGAAACGGACACCCTGCTGTGGACGGCAGGCGTTCAGGCGAACCCCGTCGTGCGCAACTTCGGCTTCGAGCTGGATGAGCGCGGCCGGGTCAAGGCCAATGCGGAACTTCGGATCATCGACGCGGACGGCAAGCCGGTTGAAGGCGCCTGGACTGCCGGCGACGTCGCGGCCGTGCCGGACCTCACCGGCGGCGGAGTCGGCGGCTTCTGCGTGCCGAACGCCCAGCACGCCGTGCGCCAGGCCAAGCACCTGGCAAAGAACATCTACGCCGAGCGCTGGGGCGTGGGTGAGGTGACCGAGTACAAGCACAAGAACCTCGGCGCCGTTGCCGGCTTCGGCATCAATAAGGGTGTCGCCAAGGTCATGGGCATCAAGCTAAAGGGCCCGCTGGCCTGGCTGGCCCACCGTGGTTACCACGGCTTCGCCATGCCGACCGTCGAGCGCAAGATCCGCGTTATCGCCGACTGGCTGCTGAACGCTGTCCTGGGCCGCGACACCACCGAGATCAGCGATTTGGAAACTCCGTACCGCGCCTTCCGCACGGCGGCAACCCCGGCGCCCAAGCCGAAGCCAGCCGAAAAGAAGGCGGAAGACAAGGCTGACGAGCAGGCGCCTGCAGACTCGCGCTAA
- a CDS encoding S8 family serine peptidase, with the protein MHSRAGKPGRRATVRAAALSVVSVLALVGGTVFAPAAIADATRDKQYWLDSYGIREAWKTSQGEGVKVAVIDSGVDASHPDLKGAVVGGTDVSGSGTPNGQRGIGQTPEHGTLVATLLAGRGHAPEKKEADKGAADKDKDQKDDDEKAPEPNDKGIGAGTDGVIGVAPKADLLTVSTWLGSPNPAGVSIEEQIPAAVKWAVDNGAKVINMSLTSSSTSWPESWDEAFLYAEQNDVVIVAAAGNRAGGTEQSGAPATIPGVLTVAGLNREGEASEGASAQSIVIGVAAPAEDLVGGLPDGLYADWSGTSGATPLVSGVAALIRAEYPEMSAAQVVNRIISTAKDAGVPGHDPIYGFGILDAEAALTADVAVVGANPVGSIAQWITVHRRGQVAPPETKAPANRVEEEPAVPEPTTPVAEEPRLEGDVLPAVIVIGFSLVFILVIGLGVQQTLRARQVAAAEQGADDGEDTGFLPPIREPLLKESGKIVDQGTGKGSGPQNR; encoded by the coding sequence ATGCACAGCAGGGCCGGAAAACCGGGCCGTCGGGCCACGGTCCGAGCCGCCGCACTCTCTGTGGTCTCCGTGCTGGCCTTGGTAGGCGGCACAGTCTTCGCCCCGGCGGCGATAGCCGATGCCACCCGGGACAAGCAGTACTGGCTGGACTCCTACGGTATCCGCGAAGCGTGGAAGACCTCGCAGGGCGAAGGCGTCAAGGTTGCCGTCATCGACAGCGGCGTCGACGCCAGCCACCCGGATCTCAAGGGCGCCGTCGTCGGTGGTACGGATGTTTCCGGCTCCGGTACGCCCAACGGGCAGCGCGGCATCGGCCAGACCCCTGAACACGGCACCCTCGTTGCCACCTTGCTGGCCGGCCGCGGCCACGCCCCCGAAAAGAAGGAGGCGGACAAGGGCGCCGCCGACAAGGACAAAGACCAGAAGGACGACGACGAGAAGGCGCCTGAGCCCAACGACAAGGGCATCGGCGCCGGTACCGACGGTGTTATCGGGGTGGCGCCCAAGGCCGACCTGCTGACCGTCTCCACCTGGCTCGGGTCGCCGAATCCGGCCGGCGTCAGCATCGAAGAACAGATCCCCGCCGCGGTGAAGTGGGCCGTGGACAACGGTGCCAAGGTCATCAACATGTCGCTGACCAGCTCCAGCACGTCCTGGCCCGAAAGCTGGGACGAAGCGTTCCTCTATGCCGAGCAGAACGACGTCGTTATTGTGGCCGCTGCGGGCAACCGCGCCGGTGGAACAGAGCAGTCCGGTGCGCCCGCCACCATTCCCGGCGTGCTGACGGTCGCCGGGCTGAACCGCGAAGGCGAAGCCAGCGAAGGCGCTTCCGCCCAGAGCATCGTGATTGGCGTGGCGGCCCCGGCTGAGGACCTGGTGGGCGGCCTGCCAGACGGCCTCTACGCGGACTGGTCCGGTACCTCCGGCGCCACTCCGTTGGTCTCCGGCGTTGCGGCCCTCATCCGTGCCGAGTACCCGGAGATGAGCGCGGCCCAGGTTGTCAACCGCATCATCTCCACGGCCAAAGACGCAGGCGTGCCTGGTCATGACCCGATCTACGGTTTCGGGATTCTCGACGCCGAAGCGGCCCTGACCGCTGACGTGGCGGTTGTCGGCGCGAATCCGGTGGGCTCGATCGCCCAGTGGATCACCGTGCACCGCAGGGGACAGGTGGCCCCGCCTGAAACCAAAGCCCCCGCCAACCGCGTGGAGGAAGAACCGGCCGTACCCGAGCCCACCACTCCGGTGGCAGAGGAGCCGCGGCTTGAAGGGGACGTGCTTCCCGCGGTGATCGTGATCGGGTTCAGCCTCGTTTTTATCCTGGTCATCGGCCTAGGCGTCCAGCAGACGCTGCGCGCCCGTCAGGTGGCAGCCGCTGAACAGGGTGCCGACGACGGTGAAGACACGGGTTTCCTGCCGCCGATCCGCGAGCCGCTGCTCAAGGAATCGGGCAAGATTGTGGACCAAGGAACCGGCAAAGGCAGCGGTCCACAGAACCGCTGA